Proteins from a genomic interval of Methanoplanus endosymbiosus:
- the trmY gene encoding tRNA (pseudouridine(54)-N(1))-methyltransferase TrmY, whose protein sequence is MKRFLVIGHKAPTAGEFALNDLPGGAGRLDVLCRSVNSCFFLSHDLRRDVECFLVLLGEPNPPKTIMISGEDVRHLNPDERSAGSLIKKALNIPCGNKFTESTKGFYVRNGGLKELLEEYEFAVLDENGTDIRDISPMPDNYILSDHMNFTEEEELLIKDLPKISAGPKVLHADHTIITILNESDRRE, encoded by the coding sequence ATGAAGCGGTTTCTTGTAATAGGGCACAAAGCACCGACTGCCGGAGAATTTGCATTAAATGATCTTCCCGGTGGTGCAGGCAGACTTGATGTCCTGTGCAGATCTGTGAACTCATGTTTTTTTCTCTCACACGATCTCAGAAGAGACGTTGAGTGCTTTCTCGTCCTGCTTGGAGAGCCAAACCCTCCAAAGACTATAATGATCAGCGGAGAAGATGTCAGACATCTGAATCCTGACGAGAGAAGTGCAGGATCACTGATAAAAAAGGCACTCAATATCCCCTGCGGAAATAAATTCACCGAATCAACAAAGGGATTTTATGTCAGAAACGGTGGATTAAAAGAGCTTCTTGAAGAGTATGAGTTTGCAGTTCTGGACGAAAACGGGACAGATATAAGGGATATTTCCCCTATGCCTGACAATTATATTCTGTCAGACCATATGAACTTCACAGAGGAAGAGGAACTGCTCATAAAGGATCTGCCAAAAATCTCAGCCGGACCAAAAGTGCTCCACGCGGATCACACCATAATAACGATTCTGAACGAATCAGACAGGAGAGAGTAA
- a CDS encoding DUF655 domain-containing protein — translation MRSDKKELYAVVIDVLPMGHGDVRRPQYKKEPLVQAMGTEQFKLLELVPKNTDVTTGDIVYIGEKQRDKIERVKKRIGYNDLTQTAKLEVPYAIKSIVMEKESSYVDFFNKAVPITSKQHMLHLLPGIGKKILWEILDEREKKLFDSFADISERIKSIPHPEQMIIKRIIEEMQDPNIKYHLFTSK, via the coding sequence ATGAGATCTGATAAAAAAGAACTTTATGCTGTAGTTATTGATGTACTCCCGATGGGGCATGGTGACGTAAGACGGCCTCAGTACAAAAAGGAACCTCTTGTTCAGGCTATGGGCACTGAACAGTTTAAACTGCTTGAGCTTGTACCAAAAAACACTGATGTCACAACAGGTGATATTGTATATATTGGTGAGAAACAGCGGGATAAAATTGAGAGGGTAAAGAAGAGAATTGGTTATAATGATCTGACCCAGACTGCAAAACTTGAAGTCCCTTATGCAATTAAGAGTATTGTAATGGAAAAAGAATCCAGTTATGTGGATTTCTTCAATAAAGCTGTCCCGATCACATCCAAACAGCATATGCTTCACCTGCTTCCCGGAATCGGAAAGAAAATATTATGGGAAATTCTTGACGAGAGAGAGAAAAAGCTCTTTGACAGTTTCGCTGATATAAGTGAGAGAATTAAATCAATTCCGCATCCGGAGCAGATGATAATTAAGAGAATTATCGAAGAGATGCAGGATCCGAATATCAAATATCATCTCTTCACATCAAAATGA
- the mutL gene encoding DNA mismatch repair endonuclease MutL yields MNTDIQKKIHLLDDDTINKIAAGEVVERPASVVKELVENSIDSGAKTIKIDIGSDSREIFRIRVSDDGCGMDRDSALLSVRRHATSKLSSAGDLITIGTMGFRGEALASIASVSRFTLITKENSRDSLKGTKIVIEGGKDNETSETGAPAGTSVLVENLFFNTPARKKFLKSRQTEFSHILKAVEQIALANPSVSILLTHNGKDKLFSGTSADFKEKIGHIYGSEAVKDLIKIEKTFPFMKVAGFCEKPSENSSTQQSVHISVNNRPIYSVPLSRAVKEGYGTLLPKNRYPIAYLSLIIDRNIVDVNVHPTKKEVRFSRETEIRRALRDSVSQALKGESLVYKKGLSVFSFGKRSKPEIVYNEEEPDYKPSAKPSVLSCEKSEDLPSCTEEESHATYIRETSGQGRREPDLFSSYIKEEPESVYVKERSAVSSRDFGIFSSYITEEPKSATVSEAYDDIISSRDSGQKKSQFSGFSITNPDNEERYHPKFSATDRQLRLTENFSYKNTGEFRFPDMKIAGQFDSSYIVAFMSGSEGEELVLIDQHAAHERIIYDQIQANKMSGKISQELLVPVVLNLRASESEILKSGLTELEEEGFNIDEFGKDSFAIRSVPLVLGKRIGTEIIKDIISDIMDDGSSTFEEKKEKIASTVSCKAAIKAGTELSFEQMQKLVKQLSATENPYTCPHGRPAVITVSSKKLSKMFLRT; encoded by the coding sequence TTGAATACTGATATACAAAAAAAGATCCATCTCCTTGATGATGACACAATAAATAAAATTGCAGCCGGGGAGGTTGTCGAGAGGCCTGCATCTGTTGTAAAGGAACTTGTGGAGAATTCAATTGACTCCGGCGCAAAGACGATCAAAATTGATATAGGCTCAGACTCACGTGAAATATTCAGAATCCGGGTCTCTGATGACGGCTGCGGCATGGACAGGGATTCAGCCCTTCTCTCGGTAAGAAGACATGCAACAAGCAAACTATCATCCGCAGGCGATCTGATAACAATCGGAACTATGGGCTTTCGCGGTGAAGCACTTGCAAGCATTGCATCAGTATCCCGGTTTACACTAATAACCAAAGAAAATTCCAGAGATTCCCTTAAGGGCACAAAGATTGTAATTGAAGGTGGGAAAGACAATGAGACCAGTGAAACCGGCGCACCTGCCGGGACATCAGTTCTTGTTGAAAATCTCTTCTTCAACACCCCTGCAAGGAAGAAATTCCTTAAATCAAGGCAGACAGAGTTCTCCCATATATTAAAAGCAGTAGAGCAGATTGCTCTGGCAAACCCTTCTGTCTCAATACTTCTGACCCATAACGGCAAGGATAAGTTGTTCTCCGGCACATCGGCTGATTTTAAAGAGAAGATCGGTCACATATACGGCAGTGAGGCAGTTAAAGATCTCATTAAGATTGAAAAGACCTTCCCCTTCATGAAGGTTGCAGGGTTTTGTGAAAAACCCTCTGAGAATTCATCAACCCAGCAGTCAGTACATATATCAGTCAACAACCGTCCGATCTATTCTGTTCCTCTTTCAAGGGCTGTCAAGGAAGGTTATGGTACACTTCTGCCAAAGAACAGATACCCAATAGCATACTTAAGCCTCATAATTGACAGAAATATAGTTGATGTAAATGTCCACCCGACAAAGAAGGAAGTCAGATTTTCAAGAGAGACTGAGATAAGGCGTGCATTAAGGGATTCGGTTTCACAGGCCCTTAAAGGAGAATCCCTGGTCTATAAGAAAGGTCTGTCAGTATTCTCCTTTGGGAAGAGATCAAAGCCGGAAATCGTATATAATGAAGAAGAGCCTGACTATAAACCATCTGCTAAACCTTCTGTTCTGAGCTGTGAAAAATCTGAAGATTTACCATCCTGTACAGAAGAAGAATCGCATGCTACATATATCAGGGAAACATCCGGACAAGGGAGAAGGGAACCTGATCTCTTTTCATCATATATAAAAGAAGAGCCGGAATCAGTATATGTTAAAGAGAGATCCGCTGTAAGCAGCAGAGATTTTGGTATTTTTTCATCATATATAACAGAAGAACCAAAGTCCGCAACAGTCAGCGAAGCATATGATGATATAATAAGCAGCAGAGATTCCGGTCAGAAAAAATCCCAGTTTTCCGGGTTTAGCATAACAAATCCTGATAACGAAGAGCGCTACCACCCGAAATTTTCGGCAACAGACAGGCAGCTCAGGCTTACAGAAAATTTCTCATACAAAAATACCGGCGAATTCAGATTTCCGGATATGAAAATTGCCGGACAGTTTGATTCTTCATATATTGTCGCATTCATGTCAGGCAGTGAAGGAGAAGAGCTTGTCCTGATTGATCAGCATGCTGCCCATGAGAGAATAATCTATGACCAGATTCAGGCAAATAAAATGTCAGGAAAGATCTCCCAGGAACTGTTAGTGCCTGTTGTACTGAACTTAAGAGCCTCAGAATCGGAAATATTAAAATCCGGATTGACAGAACTTGAAGAGGAAGGATTTAATATTGATGAATTCGGTAAAGACAGTTTTGCAATACGATCTGTTCCCCTTGTTCTTGGCAAGAGGATAGGTACTGAGATAATAAAAGATATCATCTCTGATATAATGGACGATGGCAGCAGCACCTTTGAAGAGAAAAAGGAGAAGATTGCTTCAACAGTCTCCTGTAAGGCGGCAATTAAAGCCGGAACTGAACTATCCTTTGAGCAGATGCAGAAACTTGTGAAGCAGCTGTCTGCAACAGAAAATCCATACACCTGCCCTCACGGAAGACCGGCAGTGATTACAGTATCTTCAAAAAAGCTTTCTAAAATGTTTCTCAGAACCTGA
- the rsmA gene encoding 16S rRNA (adenine(1518)-N(6)/adenine(1519)-N(6))-dimethyltransferase RsmA: MRAPHDQHFLVDAGAVEKISGYADVSGRTVLEIGPGKGILTEALLSRGAKVIAVELDGKLVSYLEKSFFREVKSGDLTIVHGDAIRCEIPDFDLVVANLPYSASSKITFRLIGMGFEEAVLMYQKEFAMKMMALPGTSECGRLSIMVQTYAKVMPLLELLPSSFSPKPKVKSYVVRLTLKDELTYPINNIELYAVIVRELFSHRRKTIRKAVNISENNIGREESERILSGVSEDILRKRPQELTLKEFADLSNTASG, encoded by the coding sequence ATGAGAGCACCGCATGATCAGCATTTCCTTGTTGATGCCGGGGCTGTAGAAAAGATTTCCGGATATGCAGATGTATCCGGAAGGACAGTTCTTGAGATAGGTCCTGGTAAGGGAATACTGACAGAAGCTCTTCTTAGTCGTGGGGCAAAGGTAATTGCTGTTGAACTTGACGGCAAATTAGTATCTTATCTTGAAAAAAGTTTTTTTAGGGAGGTTAAATCCGGAGATCTAACCATTGTTCATGGTGATGCCATACGATGTGAGATCCCTGACTTTGATCTTGTCGTTGCAAACCTGCCTTACTCAGCTTCATCAAAGATAACTTTCAGGCTGATAGGAATGGGCTTTGAAGAAGCTGTGCTGATGTATCAGAAAGAATTTGCAATGAAGATGATGGCCCTTCCGGGCACTTCTGAATGCGGAAGATTATCAATAATGGTACAGACATATGCAAAGGTAATGCCTCTGCTTGAACTGTTGCCATCATCCTTCTCCCCAAAACCAAAGGTAAAATCATATGTCGTAAGACTTACATTAAAAGATGAACTTACCTACCCGATAAACAACATAGAACTCTATGCAGTTATAGTCCGTGAACTCTTTTCGCACCGGAGAAAAACAATTCGGAAGGCTGTAAATATCTCTGAGAACAATATTGGCAGAGAAGAGTCAGAGAGAATACTGTCCGGTGTTTCTGAAGATATACTCAGAAAAAGACCTCAGGAATTAACCCTTAAAGAGTTTGCAGACCTATCAAATACTGCTTCAGGATAA
- a CDS encoding 50S ribosomal protein L21e: MAHHNGQRKKTRYKYKKELRQRGIGPVTRLIQEFEDGQRVHIVVDPSVQTGMPHRRFHGRTGKVIGKQGRAWVLEVRDGNSLKTVISRPQHLRPQKQ; the protein is encoded by the coding sequence ATGGCACATCACAATGGTCAGAGGAAAAAGACACGCTATAAGTACAAAAAAGAACTCAGACAGCGCGGTATTGGCCCTGTAACAAGACTTATTCAGGAATTTGAGGACGGACAGAGAGTACACATTGTTGTAGATCCAAGTGTGCAGACAGGAATGCCTCACAGAAGATTCCACGGAAGAACCGGTAAAGTTATTGGTAAACAGGGACGCGCATGGGTTTTGGAAGTAAGGGACGGAAATTCACTCAAGACTGTGATTTCAAGACCACAACATCTAAGACCTCAGAAACAATAA
- a CDS encoding tRNA pseudouridine(54/55) synthase Pus10 codes for MSELSEQIKEILNYGPICDHCLGRFFGKRTHGLGNDERGRALRIYSCIEEDRPFSPEEETCWICGNLFDTVDTWAEKVKDSLKDLEFKTLLLGCKIPPLISESEEMVWSDLSLKSPEPVKAEFNRETGKRVTSQLGCEVNFKRPDLVVVCNIADGTVDVEVNPVYIYGRYRKNIRGIPQTRWHCRECRGKGCERCNFTGRMYQDSVEELIGRPLIELFEAEDAILHGAGREDIDAVMIGTGRPFVIEIVKPRLRDISFEDMESAIDNYAEKRVEAVFDHVSDRHEVETLKSGKAHKKYSILVEVDGDFSPDDVGSALKSLKGTIIDQRTPDRVSHRRADLVRKRKVIDIECIGVEDGKFRIEVLGDAGLYIKELISGDEGRTEPNFSLNIGADARVTALDVIMVEGVVPESRKFD; via the coding sequence ATGTCGGAGTTATCAGAGCAGATTAAGGAAATTCTTAATTATGGTCCGATATGTGATCACTGCCTCGGAAGATTTTTCGGGAAGAGAACACATGGACTTGGAAATGATGAAAGAGGAAGAGCATTAAGGATATATTCCTGCATTGAAGAGGACAGACCCTTCAGCCCTGAAGAGGAGACCTGCTGGATATGCGGAAATCTCTTTGATACTGTTGATACCTGGGCAGAGAAAGTAAAAGATTCACTAAAGGATCTGGAATTTAAAACCCTTCTGTTAGGGTGCAAAATTCCACCTCTGATCTCAGAGAGTGAAGAGATGGTCTGGAGTGATCTCTCTTTAAAGTCCCCCGAACCTGTAAAAGCGGAATTCAACCGTGAGACGGGTAAAAGGGTCACTTCACAACTTGGTTGTGAGGTCAATTTCAAAAGACCTGATCTTGTTGTAGTCTGTAATATCGCCGATGGTACTGTGGATGTGGAAGTAAATCCGGTTTACATCTACGGAAGATACCGCAAAAATATAAGGGGTATTCCGCAGACAAGATGGCACTGCCGTGAATGCCGTGGAAAAGGCTGTGAGAGATGTAATTTTACAGGCAGGATGTATCAGGATTCCGTAGAGGAACTGATCGGAAGGCCTCTTATTGAACTCTTTGAAGCGGAAGATGCTATACTGCATGGTGCCGGAAGGGAAGATATCGACGCTGTTATGATCGGAACAGGAAGGCCTTTTGTAATTGAGATCGTAAAACCCCGACTCAGGGATATCTCCTTTGAAGATATGGAGTCTGCTATAGATAACTATGCAGAAAAAAGGGTGGAAGCTGTGTTTGATCATGTAAGCGATCGGCATGAGGTGGAAACCCTTAAATCCGGAAAAGCTCATAAAAAATACAGCATTCTGGTTGAAGTTGACGGCGATTTCTCACCGGACGATGTTGGATCTGCTCTGAAAAGTCTAAAAGGGACGATAATAGACCAGCGCACCCCGGACAGGGTTTCACACCGCAGGGCAGATCTAGTGAGAAAACGAAAGGTCATAGATATTGAGTGCATTGGTGTAGAGGATGGCAAATTCAGAATTGAGGTTCTCGGAGATGCAGGACTTTACATTAAAGAACTCATATCAGGTGATGAAGGCAGAACTGAGCCGAATTTTTCATTAAATATCGGTGCAGATGCCAGAGTTACCGCCCTTGATGTAATCATGGTCGAAGGCGTAGTACCTGAATCAAGGAAGTTCGACTAA
- the pfdA gene encoding prefoldin subunit alpha, with translation MSKLDAVDPREVQMLKQYLNEISKEAEAYSSQLQILESRRLESVSAIETLNSFSESPDSTVLLQIGGGASVRVKIEEPEKVLLNIGSDVIVEKNCQDSCTYLNDRVKELEVLEKKLSAALEQLNRQAGDIAKKMEASYKQLQAENADF, from the coding sequence GTGAGTAAATTGGATGCTGTTGATCCTCGTGAAGTACAGATGCTGAAACAGTATCTGAATGAAATCAGCAAAGAGGCTGAAGCATATTCTTCACAGCTACAGATTCTTGAATCACGCAGGCTTGAATCAGTTTCTGCAATTGAGACCCTGAATTCATTTTCAGAGTCTCCTGACAGCACAGTCCTCCTCCAGATTGGCGGAGGCGCTTCAGTCAGGGTAAAAATTGAAGAACCTGAAAAGGTGCTCTTAAACATTGGATCAGATGTTATTGTAGAGAAGAACTGCCAGGACTCCTGCACTTATCTTAATGATCGTGTAAAGGAACTTGAGGTCCTGGAGAAGAAACTATCCGCAGCATTAGAGCAGCTCAACAGGCAGGCCGGCGATATAGCCAAAAAGATGGAAGCTTCATATAAACAGCTTCAGGCTGAAAACGCAGACTTCTGA
- a CDS encoding RNA polymerase Rpb4 family protein: MKVKGIINEEKITLQELREELLKVEAVRLEAGKEMSYELRRSIEHANHLSKTSAGSSRELVEKLLEFEKMKPEIAFRIAGIMPQSRDELRAIYAKERFNLTGEELDEILDLVKVHF, translated from the coding sequence ATGAAAGTTAAAGGCATTATCAATGAAGAAAAAATTACTCTTCAGGAATTACGTGAGGAATTACTGAAGGTTGAGGCAGTACGCCTTGAGGCTGGAAAAGAGATGTCATATGAGCTTAGGAGAAGCATTGAGCATGCCAATCATCTCTCAAAAACAAGTGCAGGCAGTTCAAGAGAACTCGTAGAGAAGCTTCTTGAATTTGAAAAGATGAAACCTGAAATTGCATTCAGGATTGCGGGCATCATGCCTCAGTCAAGAGATGAATTAAGGGCAATCTACGCCAAAGAGCGCTTCAACCTCACAGGTGAAGAGCTGGATGAGATTCTGGACCTTGTAAAGGTCCACTTCTGA
- the rpl18a gene encoding 50S ribosomal protein L18Ae, which translates to MEIQNFEVNGTYKNGNDWQPFTKEISAYNEARATEKIYNIIGSKHRLKRSYIKINGIRLINGE; encoded by the coding sequence ATGGAAATACAGAACTTTGAGGTTAATGGTACCTATAAAAACGGTAATGACTGGCAGCCTTTTACAAAGGAGATCTCAGCATATAATGAGGCCCGGGCTACAGAAAAAATTTACAACATTATTGGCAGCAAACACCGCTTAAAGAGAAGTTATATCAAAATTAATGGTATCAGACTGATTAACGGTGAGTAA
- the ftsY gene encoding signal recognition particle-docking protein FtsY, giving the protein MFKSLKEKLKGVTRKFGSNIDEAIERDDVNKPAGEMRSVSQPEKITSSSEGKNKLISDSERIPVLKNDSSSSPVSEPENIPAEKQRPVKTGFAQKLKVLVTEREILLSEKDIKEPLEELELILLENDVAFDATEAIIEDMRENLVGQKRKIKTSAEDFVLDALKNALLNVLGEGFSLKSYINSHEKPVKILFTGVNGAGKTTSIAKVAYYLKDNGYSVVIGSGDTFRAGANEQMKTHADRVGVKVINHQEGADPSAVLFDAVSYAKAHNIDVVLGDTAGRFHNKTNLMKQLDKIKRVISPDIIAYVDEAVAGNDAVIRAEEFNNSVGTDVVVLTKADMDVKGGAAISIAHTIGKPIMFLGTGQSYGDITPFEPETVVNDLLGE; this is encoded by the coding sequence ATGTTTAAATCGCTTAAGGAAAAACTCAAAGGCGTTACCAGAAAATTTGGTTCAAATATAGATGAGGCCATAGAGAGAGACGATGTAAATAAACCGGCAGGAGAAATGAGATCTGTTTCTCAGCCGGAAAAAATAACATCTTCTTCTGAAGGTAAGAATAAATTAATATCTGATTCTGAAAGGATTCCGGTTTTAAAAAACGATTCTTCATCCTCACCTGTATCTGAACCGGAAAACATTCCGGCTGAAAAGCAGCGTCCTGTAAAGACCGGTTTTGCACAGAAATTAAAGGTTCTTGTAACCGAGAGAGAGATTCTGCTCTCTGAAAAGGATATAAAAGAACCTCTGGAAGAGCTTGAACTGATTCTCCTTGAAAACGATGTTGCATTTGATGCAACAGAAGCAATAATCGAAGATATGCGGGAGAATCTTGTCGGTCAGAAGAGAAAGATAAAAACCTCAGCAGAGGATTTTGTTCTTGATGCCCTGAAAAATGCTCTTCTAAACGTTCTTGGTGAAGGATTTTCACTGAAAAGTTATATCAACTCACATGAAAAGCCGGTAAAAATCCTGTTTACGGGAGTAAACGGGGCAGGAAAAACAACCTCAATTGCAAAGGTTGCCTATTATCTGAAGGATAATGGATATTCGGTTGTAATCGGCTCAGGAGATACTTTCAGGGCAGGTGCCAATGAGCAGATGAAGACCCACGCTGATAGAGTCGGTGTTAAGGTAATCAATCATCAGGAAGGTGCAGATCCGTCTGCTGTTCTATTTGATGCAGTGTCATATGCAAAGGCACATAACATTGATGTTGTACTTGGCGATACGGCAGGACGATTCCACAACAAGACAAACCTGATGAAACAGCTTGATAAGATTAAGAGAGTCATATCTCCGGATATCATCGCATATGTGGATGAAGCAGTAGCCGGAAATGACGCAGTGATCAGGGCTGAAGAATTTAATAATTCCGTAGGTACAGATGTTGTGGTTCTGACAAAGGCTGATATGGATGTAAAAGGCGGTGCTGCGATTTCAATTGCACATACTATAGGAAAACCCATAATGTTCCTTGGAACAGGGCAGTCCTATGGTGATATAACTCCTTTTGAGCCGGAAACTGTAGTAAATGATCTTTTGGGAGAATAA
- a CDS encoding signal recognition particle protein Srp54 → MLDRLGTGLKDAVKKLAGKTVIDRAAVEELVKDLQRVLLQADVNVKLVMNLSKAVKARSLEEEPPKGMSVREHVLRIVYQELVNLMGDEVTVTLGPQTILMAGLQGSGKTTTTGKLARYFQRKGLRVGVICADVFRPGAYDQLRNLCSKVNVPCYGEPGVTDAVKIVENGIRELKNAEVLIIDTQGRHALEDDLITEIIDLNVLTKATHRWLVIDAALGQQAKEQAARFHEAISIDGVIITKMDGTAKGGGALSAVAETGSGIVFTGSGETIEDLERFDPDSFISRLLGMGDLKSLLEKAEEVMADEEFDVNAMMKGKFTLRDMYKQLESLKKMGPLKQVMSMLPMGGAKIPEDVFDTTSVKMERYKIIMDSMTNEELENPSVISGSRVQRISLGAGANPEEVRELLKYYKTMQRAIKGFRGAGGKFNMQRMMKKFGGM, encoded by the coding sequence ATGCTTGATCGTCTGGGTACAGGTCTGAAAGATGCAGTAAAGAAGCTTGCCGGAAAGACAGTCATTGACAGGGCAGCAGTAGAGGAGCTTGTAAAAGATCTTCAGAGAGTGCTGCTGCAGGCGGATGTAAACGTCAAACTTGTAATGAACCTTTCAAAGGCTGTAAAGGCGCGTTCACTTGAAGAAGAACCACCTAAGGGGATGAGTGTGCGTGAGCACGTCCTGAGAATTGTATATCAGGAGCTTGTAAACCTTATGGGCGATGAAGTCACAGTGACTCTTGGCCCGCAGACCATTCTGATGGCTGGTCTTCAGGGGAGCGGTAAGACAACCACAACCGGAAAACTTGCACGATATTTCCAGAGGAAAGGTCTCAGAGTAGGTGTAATCTGTGCTGATGTCTTCAGGCCCGGAGCTTACGATCAGCTGAGAAATCTCTGTTCAAAAGTTAATGTTCCCTGTTACGGTGAACCGGGTGTTACTGATGCCGTTAAAATTGTTGAAAATGGTATTCGTGAATTAAAGAATGCAGAGGTTCTGATTATTGATACACAGGGGCGGCATGCACTTGAGGACGATCTCATCACCGAGATTATTGATCTCAATGTCCTTACAAAAGCCACACACAGGTGGCTGGTAATAGATGCCGCGCTTGGACAGCAGGCAAAAGAGCAGGCTGCAAGATTTCATGAAGCCATAAGCATAGATGGCGTTATCATCACAAAGATGGACGGAACAGCAAAGGGTGGTGGTGCTCTTTCTGCCGTTGCAGAGACCGGATCAGGTATTGTCTTCACCGGAAGCGGAGAGACTATTGAAGATCTTGAACGCTTTGACCCTGACAGCTTTATTTCAAGGCTGCTTGGAATGGGTGACTTAAAATCACTCCTCGAAAAGGCAGAAGAGGTCATGGCAGATGAGGAATTTGATGTCAATGCTATGATGAAGGGCAAATTTACATTGAGGGATATGTACAAACAGCTTGAATCCCTTAAGAAGATGGGCCCTTTAAAACAGGTTATGTCAATGCTCCCGATGGGAGGGGCAAAAATTCCGGAGGATGTCTTCGATACCACCAGTGTCAAAATGGAGCGCTATAAGATAATTATGGATTCCATGACGAACGAAGAACTGGAAAATCCTTCTGTCATAAGCGGTTCAAGAGTCCAGAGAATATCTCTTGGTGCCGGTGCAAATCCTGAGGAAGTCAGGGAATTATTAAAATACTACAAAACCATGCAGCGCGCAATCAAGGGATTTCGCGGTGCCGGCGGAAAATTCAACATGCAGCGCATGATGAAGAAATTTGGCGGTATGTAA
- a CDS encoding HdeD family acid-resistance protein, with amino-acid sequence MAEVEIIEADFTPLSWWIFLFQGLISIIFGAAAILWAPLIVDLIAFFIGALIIIYSISTLIKGFAGQDKSTSRILLIILGIIGIIIGILAIMNLAVLWVTIAVLIALWAFITGFGDLWIGLTAERENGWYRVLLVISGIIAVMLGIMMMVFPMAGTAVIVQVLGIFAVAMGIVSLITGFVIQAKIKG; translated from the coding sequence ATGGCTGAAGTAGAAATTATTGAAGCAGATTTTACACCACTTTCATGGTGGATTTTCCTGTTTCAGGGACTTATATCAATAATTTTCGGTGCAGCAGCGATTCTGTGGGCACCTTTGATTGTTGATCTTATTGCATTCTTTATTGGTGCACTGATTATCATCTACAGTATTTCAACCTTAATTAAAGGTTTTGCCGGGCAGGACAAAAGCACGTCCAGAATACTGCTGATTATTCTTGGAATTATTGGTATTATCATCGGTATTCTTGCAATTATGAACCTTGCAGTTCTGTGGGTGACTATAGCAGTTCTGATTGCCCTGTGGGCGTTCATTACCGGATTTGGAGATCTCTGGATTGGGCTTACTGCTGAGCGTGAAAATGGCTGGTACAGAGTATTGCTTGTAATTTCAGGAATTATTGCAGTGATGCTTGGAATTATGATGATGGTATTCCCAATGGCAGGCACAGCAGTTATTGTTCAGGTGCTTGGTATCTTTGCTGTTGCAATGGGTATTGTAAGTCTCATTACCGGATTCGTAATCCAGGCAAAAATTAAGGGATAA
- a CDS encoding HemK2/MTQ2 family protein methyltransferase yields MKDKEITPKYHEQVYQPEADTYLLLKAVMAEIKYDDRVIEIGTGSGKIAGEAYKIAKSVTGTDINPHACRSAAALGPEIIRTDLSAGISSEFDLVIFNPPYLPTEEEEKIDDWLEYALDGGISGRETIEKFAEVLPEIMNKNGRCLLLVSSLTGTEEVRNIFSGKKLLSYVILSEICEDETLYILRIVHDVCGNP; encoded by the coding sequence ATGAAAGATAAAGAAATTACACCAAAATATCATGAACAGGTTTACCAGCCGGAAGCTGATACATATCTTCTGTTAAAAGCAGTAATGGCAGAGATAAAATATGATGACAGGGTGATTGAAATCGGAACCGGAAGCGGAAAGATCGCGGGGGAAGCATATAAGATCGCTAAATCTGTAACAGGTACTGATATTAATCCTCATGCATGCAGATCAGCAGCAGCGTTAGGGCCTGAGATTATCAGGACTGATCTTTCAGCCGGAATCTCTTCTGAATTTGATCTTGTCATCTTTAATCCGCCATATCTGCCAACAGAGGAAGAGGAAAAAATTGACGACTGGCTTGAATATGCACTTGACGGAGGAATTTCCGGCAGGGAGACTATAGAAAAATTTGCAGAAGTCCTGCCTGAAATTATGAATAAAAACGGCAGGTGTCTTCTTCTGGTATCATCACTTACAGGCACTGAAGAAGTGAGAAATATTTTTTCCGGGAAAAAACTGCTGTCATATGTTATTTTAAGTGAGATCTGTGAAGACGAGACTCTCTATATTTTAAGGATTGTACATGATGTCTGTGGTAATCCCTAA